Proteins encoded by one window of Synechococcus sp. WH 7805:
- a CDS encoding protein kinase — MTTHARHLRAIVFSDVVDSSVKIFADELIAIQRIKEDLALIRDALQSHGGALVKSLGDGLLVTFDGPTHALEFIQSALQSLHSQGRQPLAHRFGLHTGEIYADGDDILGQGVHLASRLQTVSPANGVAFTRSTYELIDSRFRPLARSIGTVELKGLPERMELYCLGADDLLRFGRQEQDDRDDLSLLLDDTPYTVVRSLSRSRQPQTLLLKEKQRDRQAVLKLIPTDASLEEALRVEAASLDRLRHPRIPRVLDAYARDGRFCFIQEYISGPSLHGSLDLLRKKQRLAELLRQVLQMLETLHAAGLMHGDIHPANLIPSDSGCPPFLVDFSLLRARTEARLRQTDRRLEASVSELGRPYFSAPERARFGRLTPSADLYALGVTALLLFTGGSPKDLYDEIQACWRLEGLDSEVVRWLAPLLEDQPARRLQSAADALQLLDQPTAVASSMPAAAEIRRSDLPVLNSVSKAELQRHLVVTYGPMVDLLLETAPTTVEPPQLSALRERLIAAGMAAGDVDAALRQAVVQPPVPAGQASPAHSSTTRMVVPESPSEGDGGKAAHPLLAELRERIGPIADFIWTDELPRLAELDPAAFRAQLDKASVPTPVVDALLNSGASGTDHRPDDSWSAEPPSASQPLTQGDPCSMHTTDPAQLSSDLAELIGPVATMVMQEVAVLPVSKQPQAIVDVMVRLGVASDLVDTFRNRQGMAASKEA; from the coding sequence ATGACAACGCACGCTCGCCATCTGCGCGCCATTGTCTTCAGTGACGTGGTTGATTCGTCTGTGAAAATCTTCGCGGATGAATTGATTGCAATTCAACGCATCAAGGAGGATCTTGCTCTGATCCGTGATGCTCTTCAGAGTCATGGTGGGGCCCTTGTGAAGTCGCTGGGTGATGGACTTCTGGTCACCTTCGATGGACCGACGCATGCGCTTGAGTTCATCCAGTCTGCGCTGCAATCCCTGCACAGCCAAGGCCGTCAACCCCTGGCCCATCGCTTTGGTCTGCATACCGGTGAAATTTATGCCGATGGCGATGACATCCTTGGTCAGGGTGTGCATCTGGCCTCCAGGCTGCAAACTGTCAGCCCCGCCAATGGCGTGGCCTTCACCCGTTCAACCTATGAGTTGATTGACTCGCGCTTCAGACCGTTGGCCCGATCCATCGGGACTGTTGAACTCAAAGGGTTGCCTGAGCGAATGGAACTGTATTGCTTAGGTGCCGATGATTTGCTGCGTTTCGGTCGCCAGGAACAGGATGATCGCGATGATCTGTCCCTTCTGTTAGACGACACTCCGTATACCGTTGTGCGCTCCCTCAGTCGATCACGTCAACCACAGACACTGCTTCTGAAAGAGAAACAGCGTGATCGTCAGGCGGTGTTGAAGTTGATTCCCACAGACGCCAGTCTTGAAGAAGCTTTGAGGGTTGAGGCGGCGAGCCTCGATCGTCTGCGTCACCCTCGGATCCCAAGAGTTCTTGATGCCTATGCACGTGATGGACGTTTTTGTTTTATCCAGGAATACATTTCTGGTCCGTCTCTCCATGGTTCTCTTGACCTCCTGAGAAAAAAACAGAGACTTGCAGAATTGCTGCGTCAGGTGTTGCAGATGCTTGAGACGCTGCATGCCGCGGGCTTGATGCACGGTGATATTCATCCGGCCAATCTGATTCCTTCAGACAGCGGCTGCCCTCCTTTCCTGGTGGACTTCTCGCTGTTGAGAGCTCGTACAGAAGCCAGACTGCGGCAGACCGACCGTCGGCTCGAAGCCAGTGTTTCGGAGCTGGGCCGCCCTTATTTTTCTGCACCCGAACGCGCTCGTTTCGGACGACTCACTCCCTCTGCGGATCTCTATGCCCTTGGCGTGACAGCTCTGTTGTTGTTCACAGGAGGGAGTCCCAAAGATCTTTACGACGAGATCCAGGCCTGCTGGCGATTGGAGGGACTGGACTCTGAAGTGGTGCGCTGGCTAGCGCCGCTTCTGGAAGATCAGCCAGCCCGTCGGCTTCAGTCGGCTGCTGATGCTTTGCAGCTTCTTGACCAACCCACGGCTGTGGCCTCATCCATGCCGGCGGCTGCAGAGATCCGTCGTTCTGATCTGCCTGTCTTGAACTCGGTCAGCAAGGCCGAACTTCAGCGCCACCTGGTGGTGACCTATGGGCCGATGGTGGATCTTCTGCTGGAGACAGCGCCCACCACGGTGGAGCCCCCGCAACTGAGTGCCTTGCGTGAGCGGCTGATTGCTGCGGGGATGGCGGCCGGTGATGTTGATGCGGCACTGCGTCAAGCGGTGGTGCAGCCTCCCGTTCCCGCGGGCCAAGCCAGTCCAGCCCACTCCTCAACAACGCGGATGGTCGTTCCTGAGTCACCCTCAGAAGGTGATGGTGGGAAGGCAGCCCATCCACTGCTCGCTGAGTTGCGGGAACGCATCGGGCCCATCGCCGATTTCATCTGGACTGATGAGCTCCCGCGTCTGGCTGAATTGGATCCCGCAGCGTTTCGCGCACAACTGGACAAAGCCTCTGTGCCCACGCCGGTGGTTGATGCCCTGCTGAATAGTGGTGCCTCAGGCACTGATCATCGCCCGGATGATTCATGGTCAGCGGAGCCCCCTTCAGCCTCTCAGCCGCTGACTCAGGGAGATCCCTGTTCCATGCACACAACGGATCCTGCGCAACTCAGCAGCGATCTCGCCGAACTGATCGGCCCTGTGGCGACCATGGTGATGCAGGAGGTCGCGGTGCTGCCGGTGTCAAAACAACCCCAGGCCATCGTGGACGTGATGGTTCGCCTTGGGGTCGCCTCTGATCTTGTGGACACCTTCCGCAACCGTCAGGGAATGGCAGCATCGAAAGAGGCCTGA
- a CDS encoding MBL fold metallo-hydrolase, translating into MTDLLHRRSAGSMAAALTATALLTSVSVPAAQAAGVTITSYGHSALLIRGGGRSVLVNPFKAVGCAKGLREPRVNATVTLASSELPDEGARVGGGTYLVKPGSYRVGGLNLEGFSAPHDRVGGRRFGNATLWRWQQGGLSFAHLGGTAAPLSGEDKVLLGRPDVLIIGVGGGGKVYDGVEAADVVRQLNPRRVIPVQYVSGDAPQGCDQSGVQPFLDAMGGTKVQRVGTTLSLPGSLGDDTVIDVMR; encoded by the coding sequence ATGACCGATCTCCTGCACAGACGGAGTGCCGGCAGCATGGCTGCGGCACTAACGGCGACTGCTCTACTGACCTCAGTCTCCGTCCCTGCCGCCCAGGCCGCAGGAGTGACCATCACCAGCTATGGCCACAGCGCCCTGCTGATCCGCGGTGGTGGACGTTCCGTTCTGGTGAATCCTTTCAAGGCCGTTGGCTGTGCCAAAGGATTGCGGGAACCGCGCGTGAACGCCACCGTGACACTCGCCAGCTCTGAGCTGCCTGACGAAGGGGCCCGGGTCGGGGGTGGTACTTATCTGGTGAAGCCTGGCTCCTATCGAGTCGGCGGGCTGAACCTCGAGGGCTTCTCAGCCCCCCACGACCGTGTCGGAGGCAGGCGCTTCGGCAATGCCACGCTCTGGCGTTGGCAACAGGGTGGCCTGAGCTTCGCCCATCTCGGAGGAACCGCGGCCCCCTTGAGCGGCGAAGACAAAGTGCTTCTTGGTCGCCCCGATGTGTTGATCATCGGCGTGGGCGGCGGCGGCAAGGTTTACGACGGCGTGGAAGCCGCCGATGTGGTGAGGCAGCTGAATCCACGGAGGGTGATTCCCGTGCAATACGTCAGCGGCGATGCGCCCCAGGGCTGTGATCAAAGTGGCGTGCAGCCCTTCCTCGATGCCATGGGAGGAACGAAGGTTCAACGGGTGGGGACGACGCTGTCCCTGCCTGGCTCCCTCGGAGACGACACCGTGATCGATGTGATGCGCTGA